The Rhodamnia argentea isolate NSW1041297 chromosome 10, ASM2092103v1, whole genome shotgun sequence sequence tataggttaaccttttttccttcaaaaagcGAAAACCATAAAGTGAGAATAATTGGGTGGCGCACCGCATGCTTCTAGCAATTTATTCTGATTTATGGGTGCTtcatttaattgattgcgcacccgcatgTTAACTTTTGTcttgacttaggttaaaattgcTGCTTGATCAaatgatttttgcaaaaatgaaatggtaccgaaatggcattagaaagtctagcgtaaccaagtcccgaaaTTCATAATCTCTGGTTGGTATAAGTATTTTAGTTCTTGCTATTTTACTTCGGTGTCTAatcaatttatcataaactgaTTAATGGCGACTTCAAAGTTAGATATTGCATAAAGGCATATTACCGAGTataatcttaagttgcgatttggtatggacttggaagAACTCGAGCtaagttaattaaataattagcaTATTAGTCCATTAGCCTATGTTTTTAGCAAAAAATTTTGGTCGCGACAACCaaacaaataataaaagagTTTCAGGTAAATTCCCCCACTCGCCTCCACTTTATTTACTATGTATTACGCCAGGAACACCATAGCTGGGGAATAATCAAACCCCACTTAGGTCCTTGAGCCAAGACTCTTAAACATTGACAAAAGGGTAAATCTCGTATCTAAAGCTGCAGCTCCCGCCGATCACTCGCCCACCTTCCTTCCCGTCGCAACAGATCGGAAGCGCGCTGATCGCGCTCTCCAGACACTGCTTGCACTGAGTCGCTGACAGATCCCTCGTACACTGGACCAATCCGTACAGCTTCATCTTACCTGCCAGTCCCGCCTCTCCGGTCGCGTACAGCTTCGGCATAGTGTAAGCCTCCTCAACCAGCCCGGTCAGCAGCCCCTTTACCGCACGGTTGAAAACCGCGGGGTTACTCACATTGTTCACGTTAAATGAGGCGAACCTGTTGGCGTTGTCGATCTGGCCGAAAAAGTTGGCATCGAGGTACTTGAACATGCACTTGTCATACCAGATTACCGCACCCTTGTTGagagggcggcggcggcggatcTCGGCGCCCGCATCAGCCATGCAGGCCTTGCATTCCAAGGGCGATGTGTCGCCCCGGCACAGCACAAGGCCGTAGACATGGCTGATGGAGCCGAGGCCAAAGCCCGAGGAAGGGGTCTTGGTGTAGAGGAAGCTGGTGAGCTTGTTGAGGTTCGATTCGTACGGGCTGTTCACGGTGAAGTTCCTGGAGGTGGAGCAGAATTGGAAGACAGGGTCGGCACCGA is a genomic window containing:
- the LOC115730095 gene encoding cysteine-rich repeat secretory protein 38-like, whose amino-acid sequence is MSSARFALLSLFSALLLRTALGADPVFQFCSTSRNFTVNSPYESNLNKLTSFLYTKTPSSGFGLGSISHVYGLVLCRGDTSPLECKACMADAGAEIRRRRPLNKGAVIWYDKCMFKYLDANFFGQIDNANRFASFNVNNVSNPAVFNRAVKGLLTGLVEEAYTMPKLYATGEAGLAGKMKLYGLVQCTRDLSATQCKQCLESAISALPICCDGKEGGRVIGGSCSFRYEIYPFVNV